In the Brevundimonas mediterranea genome, CCGGCCGCCGCCGACGTCACAGACGTCCCCCGGCTCCCGGTCGGCCCCTATCGTTCCGGAGCCCGCCGTTGATCAGTCTTGCGGACTCAGGCGGCGCGCGTCACTCGGTCCGATAAAAGCCCGTCCCCAAATGCCTCAAGCTTTGCTAGTGTGGCGGTGTCAGGGCGCGCCGACCTCGTGCCTCGACCTGCGGCCCGGCGCGCTCATCCCCCTGAGGCCGGGCCGCACCCTTCGCGCCTTGTGGACCTGCGGGCGAGACCCGGGCCTTTTACGCATCAAAGAGGCAGGGCGCCGCCAAAACCGCAGCCGCCACGGACCCGAGATCTCGACGTTGTCCTTTGACGGATCGCTGTTCCCAGCCCTCCTGTCCCGTGCTTTGCTGAAGCGCTGCGGCGTCGCCCGACGCCTCGGCAGGCGGCCGGTCATTGCGAGGACATTTCACGGGCCGGTCGCCGACCCTGCGCCCTGATGCGCCGGCCCAGCCGCGAACTTCGACCTTCTGGCGGAGGGGGGGCTTCGCGGTGAGCCTAGCGCCCCTTTCGGCGTCTGTGGGGGCGGGGAGCCAGGATGACGGGCTGCGCCACGTCGGTGTCAAGGTCAAGCTAACCCCAGGGCGCTGGTCGCCGCTGGATGAAAACTCAGAGGCAGGACATCGGCATTCGAGCCTGGAGGTTGACGTGGCCGCTGTGACGCGAGACGGCAAATCATGAAATCACCTGAACCCAAACTGACCTCCCTGGCCCATGGCGGCGGCTGCGGCTGCAAGATCGCCCCGGACGTCCTTCAGTCCATTCTGGCGGAAACGCCGCAGGCCGCACCCTTCGCCGCATTGATCGTCGGGGCCGAGACCTCCGACGACGCTGCGGTCTGGCGCCTGAACGACGGCCAGGCGCTGGTCGCGACCACCGACTTCTTCATGCCCATGATCGACGACCCGTTCGACTTCGGGCGGATCGCAGCGACCAATGCCCTGTCCGACGTCTACGCGATGGGCGCCACGCCGATCTTCTCTCTGGCCCTGGTCGGGATGCCGATCGGCAGATTGTCAGTCGAGGTGATCGGTAAGGTGCTGGAAGGTGGGGCGGCGGTCTGCGCCGCCGCCGGCGTCCCCATCGCTGGCGGCCATTCGATCGACAGCCTCGAACCGATCTACGGCTTAGTGGCGCTGGGTCTTGTTCATCCCGATCGGGTTCTAACCAACCGCGGCGCCAGACCGGGCGACGTGCTCATCTTGACCAAGGCGCTGGGCGTCGGCGTCCTCAGCGCGGCTTTTAAACAGGGGCGATTGGGGGCCTCGGGCTATGACGCCTTGATCGCCTCGACCACCCAACTGAATACGCCCGGTCCACAGCTTTCCGCCTTGTCCGAGGTTCACGCCGTCACTGACGTCACCGGCTTCGGCCTCCTCGGCCACGCCCTGGAGATGGCGCGAGGCTGCGGAGCGACCGTGGAGATCGACGCGGACGCGCCCGACTGGCTTCCGGGCTCCATCGACTTGGCGCAGGCCGGCGTACGCACCGGCGCGTCGGTTCGGAACTGGTCCGCCTATGGCGGTGATGTCTCCCTGGCTTCGGGGATATCGCCTGCGCCTTCTAGCCGGATCACTCAATCCATCGTCGCCCAGCTTGAAGCCGGGGTCCGCCCCTGGGCCCAGCCCTGGAAGAGCGCAACCTCCGTAAGCCGCCCGCTCCGGCATGACGGAACGCCGTACAACGGCATCAATGTCGTCCTGCTCTGGGGCGAAGCCGCCAGCAGGGGATTCACCCGCTCGACCTGGATGACCTTTCGCCAGGCGCTGGCGCTCGGGGCTCATGTCCGAAAGGGCGAACGCGGTTCCACCGTCGTCTACGCCAACCAGATCGTCCGCGAGGAAACCGACGAGACCGGGGAAGGCGTCGAACAGCGCATTCCCTTTCTGAAGGCCTACACCGTCTTCAATGTCGACCAGATCGAAGGTCTGCCGGATCGCTATGGTGAGCCGGACGTCCAGGACGTCAATCCGGATGAGCGAATCGCCCGCATCGACGCCTTCTTCCGGAACTGCGGCGCCGACATCCGCCATGGCGGCGGGAGCGCCTATTACGCGCCCGGCCCGGACCATGTGCAGATGCCGCCGTTCGAATGTTTCGAAGACGCCGACGCCTATTACGGCACCCTCGGTCACGAGATGACGCACTGGACGCGCCATCCCACCCGTCTTGATCGGGACTTCGGCCGTCAGCGCTTCGGCGATCCGGGATACGCCCGCGAAGAGCTGGTCGCCGAATTCGGCGCCGCCTTCCTCTGCGCGGATCTCGGTCTGGCGCTTGAGCCGCGCGAGGATCATGCCGCCTACATCGGCCACTGGCTGCAGGTGCTGAAGAACGACAAGAGGTTCGTCGTTTCCGCCGCCTCTCATGCTCAGCGGGCGGTGGCTTGGTTGCACGGCCTTCAGGGCTGATGGCCCCGCAGCGGCGCCTCGTCCGGCTTTTAACCTGGGCGAGGCGGGCCGCCGGGCTTGAGCTTGTAATCGCTCGAAGGTCTGAGCGTCGACTTGGCGACGGGGCGAGGGGTGTCGCTGATCGGGCGCGGGCGCGGGTGGTGCGGACGGGGCGGCGCATCGCCCGGGAGTTGGATGGAGACGACGTCTTCCCGAACCTCGATCGAGGGGCTCTTCTTCCACCGGTCAATGATGTCGGAGATGCCGTCCTGAGCCGGATCGAAAGACCGTTGGCGCGCCTGCTTCCAGTCGCGGTGCGTTTGGTCGCAGTGGGCTGCCGAATAGGTCAGGTGGACGACGAAACCGCCGTCCGGACGGGCGCGCTCCAGCATTTGAAGCGTTTCGCGGTCGGGGTTGCCATGGGTTCCGTCGCCCGAGACCACATAATGATCGGCATGGATGGCCTGGAAGAAGTCGTCATCAAGATTTCGGCTGGAGCCGTGGTGGGGGAGCTTGAGAATATCGACCTTAAGGGGCTGAACCCCGCCCAGACGGCCTCCCGCCCGCAGGCCGTCGAGGATTTTGTCACCGCGGGCGTCGCCGGTCAGAAGGATGGAGACGTCGTTCTGTTCGACCAGGACCACCAGGCTCGACAGATTGGGGATCGACTTGTCGAGATAGGCCGCCAATGCGGCGCGCCCGTCCGGCTTTTTCACCTCGGTCGCCCATTTGCGGCGCAACGCCTCGACCTCGGCTTGCAGTGGGCCAAAGAAGGTGAGGGTGGCCGGACCCAGACGACGAACAGGCGCGGTGACGCCGTCGAACATCAGCACGGCGGCGTCGGGCGGGTTGCGCCGGATCTTCATGGCTGCAGCAAGCGAGGCGAGGCGGCTGCCTTGCCCATAGCTCTGAAGCACCAGCAGAGCGGACGGATCGGGACTCGAAACGCCCTGAAGTCCGCCCATAGAGGTTCCGACAGCGGCGAGCACATCGGACGCCTGGAGGTTCCGGGCGGCGCCGCCTTCCCCCTCGCCGATCAGGGCGTCGAAGCTGTTGTGGAACAGCCATCGGACCTCGCAGAGCGGACCGCCGGGCGAGCGGTCATCCCGAACCTCTTCGAGGAGATCCAGTATGCCAAGGATATGATCCTCATCAATATGGCTCACCAGAACCGCATCGAGGGTCACCGGAGCCTCGCCGGGATGCGCCCTGAGTTCGGCCTCAAGGCGCGTCTTCAGGGCGTTCTGGAACACTGTCCCTGGACCGCCATCGACGAGGAGCCGGGTCGGCTCGGCGCCCGCCATTGCGCCATCGAAGGTCAGGAACAGACAGTCGCCATAGCGGGCCTTAAGCGCTTCGAACCTCATGATAGACCTCCGCCTTAAGCCCGCGCCGATCCGGCGGGGGGTGATGATGCTCAAACCGACTGGAGGGCGCGCAGGGCGTCCACCAGACCCGCTCCTTGGAAATGACGCTCGCGCCCCAGGTCTGTGGCGGTCGAGATGATGATGGCCTTCACCCGACGAGGATCGCTCACCAGTTCCGGGTGGCGCGCCATCAGAAGGGCGGCCACTCCGGAGACATGAGGAGCCGACATGCTCGTCCCGTCGAGGCGCCCAAAGCCGAGATTGGGCAGGGGGCCGTCGATCCGCTCCCCTGGCGCCACGACATCGGGCTTGGCGCGGCCATCTCCGGTCGGTCCTCGCGACGAGAAGAAGCTGACCCCGTATTCGTGAGGTCGTTCCCGATGGGTCGCGCCGACCGTGATCACGGCTTCCGCATTGCCGGGATCCGAAATCGACATGGCGGCGTAGCCTTCGAAGGCGCCTGCGGCCGTGGTGAAACTGTGCGACCCCCAGTTCCCGGCCGCGGCGACGACGGTCACGCCTGAGGCCACCGTCGTCTCGCACGCCAGGCAGACCGGCGTGCGGCCACAGGCGTAGTTCGCCTTATCGTGCAGCAGGCCGATCGAAAGATTGACGCCGTGGATCGCAATATGGCGGTTGCGGGTGTTCATCCACCGGACGAACTCGAGGGCGGCGATCACGGCGAATTCGGTGGCGTCAACACTGTTGCCCAGGACGCGCAGATCAATGAGCCTGAGGTCCGGGCAAACCCCGCGATAGATCGTCTTGTCGCCGTCCCGCCAGTCGCCGGCGAGCACCCCGGCGACATGGGTGCCATGGCCTTCGACCCGGCCGGCGGCGTCCGACTGCAGCTTGTCCGGGGCGGTCTCGAGGAGCCGGGACAGCGCATCCCAGTCGTACGGTCGGCCCCGACGCGCGTCCGCCTGCAGTCGTCCAAGCCAGTCGCTCGCTTCTGAGGTTGAAACCTGCAGGCCGCTCGCCACCTCCGCGAGGATGGCGTCATAGGCGGCAGGGTCCAGCAACGCATCATAGGACGCCAGGTCGCGGAGGCGTGTGAAGTCGAACGCTTGGTCGATCCGGGTCGCGAAGCCCGCCTTGCCATGGTCCCGAAAAGCGGGATGGGCGCCGTCGATGCCGGAATCGACGACCGCCCAGGTCAACGCGCGGCAGCTGATGTCGAACACGCGTTGAGCGGCGTCGGCCTTGATGGTCTCGACCGACACGCCAAGCGTCTCTACGGGCCGGTTCAAGGACACCCGCCAGATGAGCGGCGGATCCGCCTTCGGCTGCTGGCGATTGGGATCGGGAAAATCGACCGGCGTATCCTCCTGCGCCAACTCGGACCAGACGGGGCGGCGCGCAGTCTGGATGAGTAGGACGACGAGGGCCGTCCGCAGCGTCGGGGACAGCCGGCCCGCATTCGCAAGGCCGAAATCGAGAAGCTCCCCTATGCTCACCTGTCCTGGCGACAGGTCTCCCAGGGTCATGAGGTGTGTCCTCAGCAGATCGAAGAGCTCGCTCGCCGCATGACTGAAATCCAAGCCCGTCGCAGGAAGGACGACCTGGACGAAGGCGTCGAACGTGAGCCTGACGGCGACGGCGCCTTCGAGGGGAAACAGGCCCGAGCCTCGCGCGGCCTCGCGTTCGGACAGCGCCTTGAAGATGTGGGCGGCGAGGCTGGAGGCTTCGGTCGCGTCATACGGCGCGAGCAGCAGGTCCGGCCGCACTTCCCCCTTGGCGTAGGCTGACCAGACATCAATCGCCACCGAGTTTTCGTTCAGCAGGCGCGGTCCGGCTCGGCCCGCAAGAAGCAGTTGCCTGACAACGTCCGGATCAAACCTGGCCATGCAACCGCCCTCCGACTGGAAGGGCTAAGCTTAACGCGGCTGGGTTGCAACCGTGATCTAAAACCCTCTGTGTCGCGGGATCGCGCTCGCACCCACGAGATCGCCTCCGCCATCCGGCTGGGGCGCCCTTCAGGGCGGCGGGCGAGCGGCCGGTTTTGGCCGCCGAGGGGAGGGCGGGCAGCCCCGTAGGCCTACGGGGCGAAGGGAGGGAGGGTCTAGGGCAGGATAGGCTTTGCGCCGGCAATGTCAGACAGGCTCCTCGCCCCATGGACCGCATCACCCTCCGTCTTCCGACCGATCTCCTGGCCCGCTTCGACGCTGCAGCGACCGGGCAAGGCGGACGCTCGCGGTTGCTGCGCAAGCTTATGGAAGGGGCCGCCCAGGCGTCCTTACCAGCCCCGTCTGCAGCCCCGCTGACGGCCTCGGCGGCGAAACTGACCGTACGGTTGACGGGCGTCGATCTCGCGCGCCTGGAGGCCGAGGCGGGCGCTGTGGGCCTGTCCCGCACCCAATGGACGGTGGCGCTGATCCGGGCGCGGCTGCACGGCCGCCCCCAGCTTGGCCGTTTGGACGGGACGGCCTTTCTGGACGCGCGGCGCGAGCTGCGACGCATCGGCGTCAATATCAACCAGATCGCCCGTGCGATGAACACGGCGGTCCTGGAAGGCCAGGTGCTCGATCTGGAGGTGGCGCAACTCGCCGCCTTCCAGGTCGAGATCGCGGCCTGGATCGACGCCCTGGGCGACGCCTTCCGGGGCAATCTCGACTATTGGCGGAGGGGCGGGTGACGGAGTTCTACGTCCTGCGCGGTTTCGAGGAGGCGCTGCGGCCGCCGGTCGATGTGCGTCGCGCCCGGATCACCCCGGCGGTGCTCGGCAAGGCCGGGATGCGCGGCGAGGGCGAGGCCGCCGCCCGGGTCGCGCGGCTGGCGCGCCGCGTTCCGGAGGTGATGGTCAAGATCACCGGACGCACCCGCGACGCCGGTCATCTGAAGGCGCATCTGGACTATATCAGCCGCAACGGCGCCCTTGATCTGGAAG is a window encoding:
- the selD gene encoding selenide, water dikinase SelD — protein: MKSPEPKLTSLAHGGGCGCKIAPDVLQSILAETPQAAPFAALIVGAETSDDAAVWRLNDGQALVATTDFFMPMIDDPFDFGRIAATNALSDVYAMGATPIFSLALVGMPIGRLSVEVIGKVLEGGAAVCAAAGVPIAGGHSIDSLEPIYGLVALGLVHPDRVLTNRGARPGDVLILTKALGVGVLSAAFKQGRLGASGYDALIASTTQLNTPGPQLSALSEVHAVTDVTGFGLLGHALEMARGCGATVEIDADAPDWLPGSIDLAQAGVRTGASVRNWSAYGGDVSLASGISPAPSSRITQSIVAQLEAGVRPWAQPWKSATSVSRPLRHDGTPYNGINVVLLWGEAASRGFTRSTWMTFRQALALGAHVRKGERGSTVVYANQIVREETDETGEGVEQRIPFLKAYTVFNVDQIEGLPDRYGEPDVQDVNPDERIARIDAFFRNCGADIRHGGGSAYYAPGPDHVQMPPFECFEDADAYYGTLGHEMTHWTRHPTRLDRDFGRQRFGDPGYAREELVAEFGAAFLCADLGLALEPREDHAAYIGHWLQVLKNDKRFVVSAASHAQRAVAWLHGLQG
- a CDS encoding MBL fold metallo-hydrolase; amino-acid sequence: MRFEALKARYGDCLFLTFDGAMAGAEPTRLLVDGGPGTVFQNALKTRLEAELRAHPGEAPVTLDAVLVSHIDEDHILGILDLLEEVRDDRSPGGPLCEVRWLFHNSFDALIGEGEGGAARNLQASDVLAAVGTSMGGLQGVSSPDPSALLVLQSYGQGSRLASLAAAMKIRRNPPDAAVLMFDGVTAPVRRLGPATLTFFGPLQAEVEALRRKWATEVKKPDGRAALAAYLDKSIPNLSSLVVLVEQNDVSILLTGDARGDKILDGLRAGGRLGGVQPLKVDILKLPHHGSSRNLDDDFFQAIHADHYVVSGDGTHGNPDRETLQMLERARPDGGFVVHLTYSAAHCDQTHRDWKQARQRSFDPAQDGISDIIDRWKKSPSIEVREDVVSIQLPGDAPPRPHHPRPRPISDTPRPVAKSTLRPSSDYKLKPGGPPRPG
- a CDS encoding S8 family peptidase, coding for MAIDVWSAYAKGEVRPDLLLAPYDATEASSLAAHIFKALSEREAARGSGLFPLEGAVAVRLTFDAFVQVVLPATGLDFSHAASELFDLLRTHLMTLGDLSPGQVSIGELLDFGLANAGRLSPTLRTALVVLLIQTARRPVWSELAQEDTPVDFPDPNRQQPKADPPLIWRVSLNRPVETLGVSVETIKADAAQRVFDISCRALTWAVVDSGIDGAHPAFRDHGKAGFATRIDQAFDFTRLRDLASYDALLDPAAYDAILAEVASGLQVSTSEASDWLGRLQADARRGRPYDWDALSRLLETAPDKLQSDAAGRVEGHGTHVAGVLAGDWRDGDKTIYRGVCPDLRLIDLRVLGNSVDATEFAVIAALEFVRWMNTRNRHIAIHGVNLSIGLLHDKANYACGRTPVCLACETTVASGVTVVAAAGNWGSHSFTTAAGAFEGYAAMSISDPGNAEAVITVGATHRERPHEYGVSFFSSRGPTGDGRAKPDVVAPGERIDGPLPNLGFGRLDGTSMSAPHVSGVAALLMARHPELVSDPRRVKAIIISTATDLGRERHFQGAGLVDALRALQSV
- the mobC gene encoding MobC family plasmid mobilization relaxosome protein, with the protein product MDRITLRLPTDLLARFDAAATGQGGRSRLLRKLMEGAAQASLPAPSAAPLTASAAKLTVRLTGVDLARLEAEAGAVGLSRTQWTVALIRARLHGRPQLGRLDGTAFLDARRELRRIGVNINQIARAMNTAVLEGQVLDLEVAQLAAFQVEIAAWIDALGDAFRGNLDYWRRGG